A segment of the Phycisphaeraceae bacterium genome:
CGACGATGGTCAAGGCTGGGGTCTATCTCATGGCTCGCCTCTCTCCAACTCTTGCGGGCGCGCCATTCTGGGAAGAAGTACTAGTAGCCTTCGGCGGAGCGACCATGCTCTTCGCCGCGATCATGGCAACCCGATTTGTCGAGTTCAAGAAGATCCTTGCCTATTCGACCGTGAGTTCGCTTGGCACGCTCACGATGCTGATCGGGCTCGGTGCGACGAAAGCAGTTGGAGCGTACCTCATCGCGCACGCACTCTACAAGGCATGTCTCTTCCTGATCGCTGGCAGTGTCGCACATGCGGCGAACTCGTACGACACAGAGGGTTTGCACAGCCTGCGCTCGCGCATGCCCATTACTGCATGCAGCGCATTTCTTGGCGCCCTCTCGATGGCAGGTATGCTGCCGTTTCTCGGGTTTGCAGCCAAGGAACTGCTGATTAAAGCGGCAATCGACTCTAGTTTCGTGCCGGCGTTGCTGGCCGGTGCTGTCGTAATTGCTGCAGTCCTCACTGTCTTTGCCGCGATTCAGGTTGGGATCAAGCCATTCGCACGTCGTTTTGGCAATGAGCCGCCACATACGCACGAAGTCTCGTGGCGTGAGTGGGCGGGGCCTGCAATGCTCGCGCTCGGCGGGCTGGTGTTTGGGATTTTGCCGATGGCGACGATTGAAGTCTTCAGCCGTGGTGTAGCTTCGGCCATTGGCGGCACCATGTATCAGACGGCAATCGAATTGCGATTCTGGCAACTGGTCTGGCCAGTCAACCTTGCAGCTGGATTGAGTGTGCTCGCGCTCGTTGCGGGCGGCACGCTGTTCGCCATTCGAAATCAGTATCGCGCCATGCTTGCCCCGCTTGCGCGGCTTGATGCTATTGGTCCCGAAGTCATATGGGAGCGCTGCATTGGAGTGGTGCTGCGGCTGGCACGCTTGTCAACGGCAACACTTCAGAACGGCAGCCTGCGATCCTACACGCGCGTTACGCTGCTCGCAGTCGTTACGGTTTGCGGCATTTCAATGATTCGTACTCAGCGAGGCGCGACTTTTCCAAACCTCTTCACCATTGCGGAGTTCATGGACTGGATCCTTCTCGTTGTCATCGCAGCCGCGGCGCTCGGAGCAACCTTTGTGCAGGCCCGACTGGGCGTCATCTCGATTCTCGGCGCAATCGGATTCGCTCTGGCGCTGTTTTTCGTCCTGCATGGGGCCCCTGACGTCGCCGCCACGCAGTTTGCGGTCGAAACCCTGATTGTCATCATCTTCGTCCTCGTCATTCGCCATCTGCCAAGACTCGGACGCTATACCAGCAGAATCTCACGCTCGTGGGATGCAATTGTCGCAACACTCGTCGGAATGCTTGTTTTCTCATACGCCCTGCTGGCGGTTTCTCAAACTCCTGAACAGACAGTCTCGGCGTTTCATGCCGAGCATTCTGTCCCGAGCGCATATGGCCGAAATATCGTCAATGTCATTCTTGTTGATTTTCGGGCGATGGACACGCTGGGTGAGATTTTCGTACTGGCTATCGCCGCTGTGGGGGTCTTCACGCTTCTGACGATTCGACCGTCGCGAGCGCTTATGGAGAAGGCATGAACTCCACCATTTTTCAGGTCGCTGCTCGAATGCTGCTGCCGATCATGCTCGTCCTGTCGGTCGTCGTTCTGTTGCGCGGACACAACGAGCCTGGGGGCGGGTTCATCGGCGGATTGCTCGCAGCAGCCGGTTTCGCGCTCCACACGCTTGCCATCGGACTTCAGGATGCACGTCGACTCGTCGCGCTGCATCCTCGCACCATCGCGGCTGTGGGGCTGCTGATTGCAGTTCTCAGTGGTGCCGTAGCATTCCTGAACGGGCAGCCTTACCTGACAGCACAGTGGGTCACTGTCATTCCGCCGGGATTCGCCGACCCGCTGAAGATCGGAACCCCGCTTTTCTTCGACATCGGGGTTTACCTCGTGGTTGTTGGCATCACACTTCTCATGGTGTTCACGTTGGAGGAGCGGCAAGGATGAACACCCTCATGGCCATTTGCTGCGGCCTGCTGGCTGGCACAGGAGCTTACATGCTTCTGCGGCGCAGTTTCATGAAACTCGTCATCGGTTTGGTCCTTCTCAGCCACGCTGCGAACCTGTTGATCTACATCGCAGCCGTCCCCGGTTGGCGCCGACCGGCGCTTGTTGAAGTCGGCGCGCAGTCACCTGATCCTCCATTTGCCGACCCTCTTCCCAGCGCGCTCATCTTGACAGCCATTGTGATCAGTTTCGGTGTAGTGTCATTTACCATCGTCCTGATCCGTCGTACTTTTGACGAGGTTGGGACCGATGACCTCGACGCCATGACTTCTACGGATCGCTTCATCCAATGATTGCACTTCCCGTCATCATTCCGATGGCCGCTGCCGCGATGTGCCTCATGCTGTGGAGCAAGGCGCGCCCGCAGGCGTTCATCGCGATCGTGTCAAGCACTATCACTCTTGCTGTGAGCGTGGCCATGCTCGATGTGGCCCGTACCGGCCAGATTCAAGTGGTGCACTTCGGCTCATGGGTCGCGCCATTTGGCATCTCGTTCGCAGCCGACATTCTTTCGGCCATCATGGTGACGCTCTGCTCGATCGTCGGGCTTTGCGTTGTTGTGTTCTCGGTTGGCGCAATCGACCGCCTCCGCGCCGGCAACGGGATGTATCCGCTCTCGCTCTGCCTCATCGCGGCAGTCAACGGGGCCTTTCTGACAGCGGATATTTTCAATCTTTACGTCTGGTTTGAACTCATGCTCCTTTCGTCATTCGTGCTCCTCACACTTGGGGGCCAACGCGGACAACTCGAAGGCGCAATCAAATATGTCACACTCAATCTTGTTTCGTCCCTGCTTTTCCTGATCGCGGTCGGGCTTATCTATGGCACGATCGGCACGCTGAATATGGCCGACCTGGCGGTCAAACTCGATGCGCATCCCGATCCGGCTCTTCCGACCGCGCTCTCGGCATTGCTGCTTATCGCGTTCGCGATCAAGGCAGCTGCGTTTCCGTTTTTCTTCTGGCTTCCCGCTTCGTATCACACGCCGCCACCCGTTGTCTCTGCACTCTTTGCGGGCCTGCTGACCAAGGTCGGCGTCTATGCCCTCATTCGCGCCGTCACATTGCTCTTTGA
Coding sequences within it:
- a CDS encoding DUF4040 domain-containing protein, with product MILAVLALVALAAVGALCPKRFAAEFGLGIAIAIGGIGAWFASKATGVLNGQALIQAFEWVPSLGVELAMRLDGLSLVFALLICFIGAIVVLYTSSYLSDSAGIARFYATLISFMAAMLGLVLADDLVTLFIFWELTSITSFLLIGFDFKRERARACAWQSLLVTSVGGLSLLAGVVLLAIAGGELNLPHFRISTLDGAKVLASPLIVPATVLILIGCFTKSAIFPFHFWLPNAMEAPSPVSALLHSSTMVKAGVYLMARLSPTLAGAPFWEEVLVAFGGATMLFAAIMATRFVEFKKILAYSTVSSLGTLTMLIGLGATKAVGAYLIAHALYKACLFLIAGSVAHAANSYDTEGLHSLRSRMPITACSAFLGALSMAGMLPFLGFAAKELLIKAAIDSSFVPALLAGAVVIAAVLTVFAAIQVGIKPFARRFGNEPPHTHEVSWREWAGPAMLALGGLVFGILPMATIEVFSRGVASAIGGTMYQTAIELRFWQLVWPVNLAAGLSVLALVAGGTLFAIRNQYRAMLAPLARLDAIGPEVIWERCIGVVLRLARLSTATLQNGSLRSYTRVTLLAVVTVCGISMIRTQRGATFPNLFTIAEFMDWILLVVIAAAALGATFVQARLGVISILGAIGFALALFFVLHGAPDVAATQFAVETLIVIIFVLVIRHLPRLGRYTSRISRSWDAIVATLVGMLVFSYALLAVSQTPEQTVSAFHAEHSVPSAYGRNIVNVILVDFRAMDTLGEIFVLAIAAVGVFTLLTIRPSRALMEKA
- a CDS encoding Na+/H+ antiporter subunit B, translated to MNSTIFQVAARMLLPIMLVLSVVVLLRGHNEPGGGFIGGLLAAAGFALHTLAIGLQDARRLVALHPRTIAAVGLLIAVLSGAVAFLNGQPYLTAQWVTVIPPGFADPLKIGTPLFFDIGVYLVVVGITLLMVFTLEERQG
- a CDS encoding NADH-quinone oxidoreductase subunit K, which codes for MNTLMAICCGLLAGTGAYMLLRRSFMKLVIGLVLLSHAANLLIYIAAVPGWRRPALVEVGAQSPDPPFADPLPSALILTAIVISFGVVSFTIVLIRRTFDEVGTDDLDAMTSTDRFIQ
- a CDS encoding Na+/H+ antiporter subunit D, translated to MIALPVIIPMAAAAMCLMLWSKARPQAFIAIVSSTITLAVSVAMLDVARTGQIQVVHFGSWVAPFGISFAADILSAIMVTLCSIVGLCVVVFSVGAIDRLRAGNGMYPLSLCLIAAVNGAFLTADIFNLYVWFELMLLSSFVLLTLGGQRGQLEGAIKYVTLNLVSSLLFLIAVGLIYGTIGTLNMADLAVKLDAHPDPALPTALSALLLIAFAIKAAAFPFFFWLPASYHTPPPVVSALFAGLLTKVGVYALIRAVTLLFDQEWEVVGQVTLIIAGFTMVTGVLGAVVQSDMRRILSFHIVSQIGYMLMGLGIAITALAAVDNADEASARAVAVLALAGSVFYILHHILVKTNLFLIAGAIYEQRGTTELARVNGLLASRPFLASLFMISALSLAGIPVLSGFWAKLILVRSGLEAQSYMIVIVSLCVSILTLYSMTKIWISAFWGEPDPVDRLDPSSCPRSRQFCLIVPIIALCICTTVIGIFAEPFSALAVQAAEQLLSPDAYINAVLDGARSLSEAAP